One window of Methanothermobacter tenebrarum genomic DNA carries:
- a CDS encoding DEAD/DEAH box helicase — translation MNTKRAMMKIIKDCYPFIEKLNPAQKAAIKQGYLEDQHNYILAIPTASGKTLLGLMAAIKTILEGGKVIYTVPLISIQNEKIKEFKELEKHGISVGKDPRSSDLAIMVFESFDILTRFSWNTLKEIDLLIVDEFHMIGEYTRGPIIECAITRSMILNPGMRIIALSATLSNLEEIGAWLNAKVIQHDYRPVPLYKEVISLDMLNAREKNEAIVKILQDAIKDENQILVFVSTRRFTEALATFVSQKIGKKIPKETRKKFNEVADKILEIPQKSGSAPTFTCLKLAECIRGGVAFHHAGLFTRQREIIEDEFRNGNLYMITATPSLMYGVNLPSQTVIIRDYTRWTRQGPKWIPVFDYEQMSGRAGRPQYDQVGYSYLLAKSPEEAYQLREYYIQGEVEPTSSKLIENKDAVYHQIIGQIAAGLSDNPDELIEFFKKTFYGHQLTNNPNMNIFADNLEYEINSSLEFFIKNEIIRPTPTGLRATPFGLLIANSNYSVETSIKLRHLATEMDELDTYKLIYEICKTPDMPFISFKTRKGKDRVREKLQENGIFVMDVGNPEATASSLIEWINERSEYEIENLFNVYAASTRRAAYEASQLIRFFKKICEVAGVYGHSQALDMLTARLYYGVKEDIIPFVVGVKRLGRVRARRLVKTFGYNLENVNEDELQKVDGIGPKMAAAIKKYAKR, via the coding sequence ATGAACACCAAGAGGGCCATGATGAAGATAATAAAAGACTGCTACCCCTTCATAGAAAAACTAAACCCCGCACAAAAGGCAGCAATCAAACAAGGCTACCTTGAAGACCAACACAATTACATACTAGCCATACCAACAGCAAGCGGAAAAACACTATTAGGACTCATGGCCGCTATAAAAACAATACTAGAAGGTGGAAAAGTCATCTACACAGTCCCCCTCATATCCATCCAAAACGAGAAAATTAAAGAATTCAAAGAACTTGAAAAGCATGGTATCAGCGTGGGTAAGGATCCAAGATCCTCAGACCTCGCCATCATGGTATTCGAATCATTCGACATACTAACACGCTTCTCATGGAACACGCTAAAGGAAATAGACCTCCTAATAGTAGACGAATTCCATATGATAGGAGAATACACCCGCGGACCCATAATAGAATGTGCAATCACACGATCCATGATACTAAATCCTGGAATGAGGATAATAGCACTCTCAGCAACCCTCAGCAACCTTGAGGAGATAGGAGCGTGGCTAAATGCGAAGGTGATACAACACGACTATCGTCCAGTCCCACTATACAAGGAAGTCATAAGCCTCGACATGTTAAATGCCCGGGAAAAAAACGAAGCCATAGTCAAAATACTACAAGATGCTATCAAAGATGAAAACCAAATCCTAGTATTCGTATCAACAAGAAGATTCACAGAAGCCCTGGCAACATTCGTCTCGCAAAAAATAGGCAAAAAGATCCCCAAAGAGACTAGAAAAAAATTTAACGAAGTCGCTGATAAGATACTTGAAATCCCCCAGAAGAGCGGATCAGCACCAACATTCACTTGCCTCAAACTCGCAGAATGCATAAGGGGAGGTGTCGCATTCCACCACGCAGGCTTATTCACCAGGCAAAGAGAGATCATAGAAGACGAATTCAGAAACGGCAACCTATACATGATCACAGCAACACCCAGTCTAATGTACGGTGTCAACCTACCATCCCAGACCGTCATCATAAGAGACTATACAAGGTGGACCCGACAGGGACCCAAATGGATCCCAGTATTCGACTATGAACAAATGTCTGGGAGGGCTGGAAGACCCCAATACGACCAAGTAGGATACTCATACCTCCTAGCAAAAAGCCCAGAAGAAGCATACCAGTTAAGAGAATACTACATACAAGGTGAAGTAGAACCTACTAGTTCAAAACTCATAGAAAACAAGGACGCAGTCTACCACCAGATAATAGGACAAATAGCAGCAGGATTATCAGATAACCCAGATGAACTTATCGAATTCTTTAAAAAGACATTCTATGGCCACCAGCTTACCAACAATCCTAATATGAACATCTTCGCTGATAACCTTGAATATGAGATAAACTCTTCACTAGAATTCTTCATCAAAAACGAGATAATAAGACCAACCCCCACAGGTTTAAGGGCCACACCATTCGGACTCCTCATAGCCAATTCCAATTATAGTGTCGAGACGAGTATAAAACTCCGCCACCTCGCAACTGAAATGGATGAACTCGACACTTACAAGCTAATCTATGAGATATGCAAAACCCCTGACATGCCATTCATATCATTCAAAACCCGTAAAGGCAAGGACCGTGTCCGTGAAAAACTCCAAGAAAATGGCATATTCGTCATGGACGTGGGCAACCCAGAGGCTACAGCATCATCCCTAATAGAATGGATAAACGAAAGAAGCGAATACGAGATTGAAAACCTCTTTAACGTGTATGCCGCTTCAACTCGTAGAGCAGCCTATGAAGCATCACAACTTATAAGATTCTTCAAGAAAATATGCGAGGTGGCGGGAGTATATGGTCATTCACAAGCGCTTGACATGTTAACAGCCCGCTTATATTATGGTGTCAAAGAGGATATAATACCATTTGTCGTGGGAGTGAAAAGACTAGGCCGTGTAAGGGCTCGGAGGCTCGTGAAAACATTCGGATACAACCTAGAGAACGTGAACGAAGATGAACTGCAGAAAGTTGATGGGATCGGCCCCAAGATGGCGGCTGCAATTAAAAAATATGCAAAAAGATAA
- the moaC gene encoding cyclic pyranopterin monophosphate synthase MoaC: MMKLTHTREESIHMVDITSKPITERTATAEGEIHLKEDTIRLIKEKRIEKGNVLATAQIAAINAIKNTWNIIPLCHPLPITSTKLKFKILDDKIIVKVTVKCNGKTGVEMEALTGVSVALLTIWDMVKSIEKDEKGQYPHTRISNIKVVEKKKSEQK; the protein is encoded by the coding sequence ATGATGAAATTAACCCATACACGTGAAGAATCCATCCACATGGTTGACATAACCTCAAAACCCATAACAGAGAGAACAGCCACAGCAGAAGGTGAAATACACCTCAAAGAAGATACAATAAGATTAATCAAAGAAAAGAGGATAGAGAAGGGTAACGTGCTTGCAACAGCCCAAATAGCCGCTATAAACGCCATTAAAAATACATGGAACATAATACCATTGTGCCATCCACTCCCGATAACAAGCACAAAATTGAAATTCAAAATCCTAGACGACAAGATAATCGTAAAAGTAACAGTAAAATGCAATGGCAAAACCGGAGTAGAAATGGAAGCCCTCACAGGGGTGAGCGTAGCCCTCCTAACAATATGGGACATGGTAAAAAGCATTGAAAAAGACGAAAAAGGCCAATACCCGCACACGAGGATATCAAACATAAAAGTAGTGGAAAAAAAGAAAAGTGAACAAAAATGA
- a CDS encoding glycosyltransferase, translating into MKRVIMIGKFPPHLGGVASHTYNLAKQLKEKGYHINILTYPHEKIEDKNGIKVSSAPTINIKGLRGLIFTLTATQKLIRTIKKEDIDIIHAHYIIPPGLIALIGSIITGRPYYVTVHGSDALILSTKTILKPIIKLILKRASKILVISKKLAERLTELGIPQEKIMITYNMVDTKIFNPHIKTSFREEIGTKKPIILFVGNLVPQKGVEYLLKAKKRLKEDSKLVIVGGGPLLGKLKKIVKKENIKDVLFTGPRKDINNIMAAADIVVLPSISEGFSIVLLEAMAMAKPVIATKVDGIPEIVDENVGILVEPKNPKELADAIDKLLSDEKEKKRLGENGLKKAAKFSTIKTPY; encoded by the coding sequence TTGAAAAGAGTCATCATGATAGGTAAATTCCCACCACACCTTGGAGGAGTCGCATCCCACACCTATAACCTAGCAAAACAACTAAAAGAGAAAGGATACCATATAAACATCCTAACATACCCACATGAGAAAATAGAGGACAAAAATGGTATAAAAGTCTCATCAGCCCCAACAATAAACATAAAAGGCTTAAGGGGGCTAATATTCACACTCACAGCAACACAGAAACTAATCAGGACAATCAAAAAAGAAGACATCGATATCATACACGCCCATTATATAATCCCACCAGGCCTCATAGCACTCATAGGATCTATTATAACCGGCAGACCATACTATGTAACCGTACACGGATCAGACGCCCTCATATTATCCACTAAAACTATCCTAAAACCGATCATCAAATTAATACTCAAAAGAGCCTCAAAGATCCTTGTTATAAGTAAAAAGTTAGCTGAAAGACTCACAGAACTCGGAATACCACAAGAGAAGATAATGATAACTTATAACATGGTAGATACAAAAATATTCAATCCCCACATCAAAACCTCATTCAGGGAAGAAATAGGAACAAAAAAACCAATCATACTATTCGTAGGTAATCTAGTCCCACAAAAGGGTGTTGAATATCTACTAAAAGCAAAAAAACGCCTAAAGGAAGATTCAAAATTGGTCATAGTAGGTGGAGGACCCCTCCTAGGAAAACTAAAAAAGATCGTTAAAAAAGAGAACATTAAAGATGTCCTATTCACAGGACCCCGTAAAGATATAAATAATATAATGGCAGCTGCAGACATAGTAGTCCTACCATCAATATCCGAAGGATTCTCTATCGTATTATTAGAGGCCATGGCAATGGCCAAACCAGTAATAGCAACAAAAGTTGATGGAATACCTGAAATCGTGGACGAAAACGTGGGCATCCTCGTAGAACCCAAAAACCCCAAAGAACTAGCAGATGCAATAGACAAATTACTATCAGATGAAAAAGAAAAAAAACGCCTCGGAGAAAATGGATTGAAAAAAGCTGCTAAATTTTCAACAATAAAAACCCCATATTAG
- the cbiD gene encoding cobalt-precorrin-5B (C(1))-methyltransferase CbiD, with product MNKKSQELGITTGTAATAAAVASILHLKGENDIRRVAIDAPYGKLEVDIKGVEKLSENKARASVIKRPYNDPDVTVNIDIIATVQLNKSSKIIIRGGEGVGKVTKPGLPVPPGESAINPTPKKMIKENIKKYLSPGEGATVEISVPEGRRVAKKTMNPRLGIHGGISILGTTGIARPMSSKAYKVSLACQIDIAASRGWKELVFVPGNIGEKIAKKYFKSIEEDRIIQMGNYPGYMLKIAAKRRLKRIILLGHAGKLIKISAGIFNTKNSVADGRREIITAHAALNNAPKPLLVEIFNKRTVEEMITELDHAGLTQPVFDSIASSIREKCQERYSIDFDVLIFNLKGRILNTNFKTGPDHTFN from the coding sequence GTGAATAAAAAAAGTCAAGAGTTGGGTATAACAACAGGCACTGCCGCCACAGCAGCGGCAGTTGCTTCTATTTTACATTTAAAAGGCGAGAACGATATTAGAAGGGTTGCTATAGACGCGCCCTACGGCAAATTAGAAGTAGACATTAAAGGCGTGGAAAAACTCTCAGAGAATAAAGCAAGAGCCTCAGTCATAAAAAGACCATACAATGACCCCGACGTAACAGTCAACATTGATATAATCGCAACAGTCCAATTAAATAAATCTTCAAAGATTATCATCAGAGGAGGTGAAGGTGTAGGTAAAGTGACAAAACCGGGACTCCCAGTCCCCCCTGGAGAATCTGCGATTAACCCCACCCCAAAAAAGATGATAAAAGAAAATATAAAAAAATACTTATCACCTGGAGAAGGGGCTACTGTAGAAATATCAGTACCAGAGGGGAGGAGGGTGGCTAAAAAGACAATGAACCCTAGATTGGGAATACATGGGGGGATATCAATACTCGGAACAACGGGCATCGCACGGCCAATGTCCTCAAAGGCGTACAAAGTATCATTAGCATGTCAGATAGACATAGCAGCCTCTAGAGGATGGAAAGAACTAGTATTCGTACCAGGTAACATAGGAGAAAAAATAGCTAAAAAATATTTTAAAAGCATAGAAGAGGACAGGATAATACAAATGGGCAACTACCCAGGATACATGCTAAAAATAGCCGCTAAAAGGCGCTTAAAGAGGATCATACTCCTAGGCCACGCAGGTAAACTCATAAAAATAAGCGCAGGGATATTCAACACCAAAAATAGCGTGGCAGATGGAAGACGTGAGATAATAACAGCCCACGCGGCCCTGAACAACGCCCCAAAACCGCTTCTGGTTGAAATTTTCAATAAAAGGACGGTAGAGGAAATGATCACAGAATTAGACCATGCAGGACTGACACAACCAGTATTTGATAGCATAGCATCCTCAATACGGGAAAAATGCCAGGAAAGGTATTCTATAGATTTTGACGTGCTCATCTTCAACCTAAAAGGTAGAATACTCAACACTAATTTTAAAACAGGACCAGATCACACCTTCAATTAG
- a CDS encoding MJ0307 family thioredoxin, translated as MVVKIEVFTSPTCPYCPMALEVVEEAKKEFGDAIEVEHIDVMVDRERAIEYGLIAVPAIAMNGILKFIGAPSKEELIEAIKEELEESSF; from the coding sequence ATGGTAGTCAAGATTGAAGTGTTCACATCACCCACATGTCCATATTGTCCAATGGCACTAGAAGTGGTTGAAGAGGCGAAAAAAGAATTTGGCGATGCAATAGAAGTTGAACATATAGATGTGATGGTTGACAGGGAACGGGCAATTGAATATGGTCTAATAGCCGTGCCGGCGATTGCAATGAATGGTATTCTGAAATTTATAGGGGCTCCTAGTAAAGAGGAGCTTATAGAGGCTATAAAGGAAGAATTGGAAGAATCTTCTTTTTAA
- a CDS encoding shikimate kinase, with amino-acid sequence MKIKVRSPGSATIINAIATGKGSAFAIQRHVTAEVKLIPEGIKCICEEDIDTTLMRTCAESVLKKYNISTGLKVKTTSNLPVASGLSSSSATSNAIVMAASKLIAEEFGLEPLKKWEILNLAIDASLKAGVTITGAFDDASASFYGGFTITDNLERKIIKKGPMENQKILIYMPKRKSLTAESNVKRMKILAPLVEIAFKKALEGDLYNALTLNGIIYCATLGFNPEVAVDALEAGAMAAGLSGTGPSFVSITREEKQDDIIDTWSSYPGNIIITDVDNQGTQFR; translated from the coding sequence GTGAAAATAAAAGTTCGTTCACCCGGCTCGGCCACCATCATCAATGCTATCGCAACTGGTAAAGGTTCAGCCTTCGCCATCCAACGCCATGTAACAGCAGAAGTTAAACTCATACCAGAAGGAATAAAATGTATCTGTGAAGAGGACATTGATACAACCCTAATGAGGACATGCGCAGAATCAGTCCTTAAAAAATATAATATAAGCACAGGATTAAAGGTTAAAACCACATCTAACCTACCAGTAGCATCAGGCCTCTCAAGTAGCAGCGCAACCTCAAACGCCATAGTAATGGCCGCATCCAAACTCATCGCAGAAGAATTTGGCCTAGAACCACTCAAAAAATGGGAGATTCTCAATTTAGCTATTGACGCCTCCCTAAAAGCTGGGGTTACAATCACGGGCGCATTTGATGATGCCAGCGCCTCCTTCTATGGTGGATTCACAATAACAGATAACCTTGAAAGGAAGATAATCAAAAAAGGGCCCATGGAAAATCAAAAGATATTAATATATATGCCAAAGAGAAAATCCTTAACCGCAGAATCCAATGTTAAAAGGATGAAGATACTCGCACCCCTCGTAGAAATAGCCTTCAAAAAGGCCCTGGAAGGCGACCTATACAATGCATTAACCCTAAATGGTATAATATACTGTGCAACACTAGGATTCAACCCAGAAGTTGCAGTGGATGCCCTAGAGGCGGGTGCGATGGCAGCAGGCCTATCAGGGACAGGACCATCATTCGTCAGCATAACAAGAGAAGAAAAACAAGATGATATCATAGACACATGGAGCTCCTACCCAGGGAATATAATCATAACAGATGTCGACAACCAAGGCACACAATTTAGGTGA
- a CDS encoding chorismate mutase, whose translation MKKSEAMKLLKESREKIDLIDEKILNLISERTSLARKIIKAKIALNMDIWDPAREKQIEEKTRKIARENKIDEGKLIKIMRILTELNKMEQEQILRRK comes from the coding sequence ATGAAAAAATCAGAGGCCATGAAACTCCTAAAAGAATCCAGGGAGAAAATAGACCTTATAGATGAGAAAATATTAAATCTCATTTCTGAGAGAACCTCCTTGGCAAGGAAGATAATAAAAGCAAAAATAGCCTTAAACATGGACATCTGGGACCCTGCAAGGGAAAAACAAATCGAAGAAAAGACAAGGAAAATCGCCAGGGAAAACAAAATCGATGAAGGCAAACTTATAAAGATTATGAGGATACTCACAGAACTAAACAAGATGGAACAAGAACAAATACTCAGGAGGAAATAA
- a CDS encoding 30S ribosomal protein S17e → MGNIRTAFVKRVAKELVENNPGKFTLDFEKNKKLVEELSTVSTKHLRNKIAGYITRLMRQQSR, encoded by the coding sequence ATGGGGAATATTAGAACAGCATTCGTTAAAAGGGTAGCGAAGGAATTAGTAGAAAACAATCCTGGGAAATTCACACTGGACTTTGAAAAGAACAAGAAGCTAGTCGAAGAACTCTCAACAGTAAGCACAAAACACCTCAGAAACAAGATAGCAGGTTACATAACACGGCTAATGAGGCAACAATCACGGTGA
- a CDS encoding aspartate kinase, whose product MSLIIAKFGGTSIGNGKRIRKAAQSVVKEYMKGNKVVVVVSAINRTTDELLEIVEEATNNTITEKQLAEVVSMGEMTSARIFSSALESLGVKSEYIDPYKDEWPIITDSNLLDAKVDLKTTIKKSKILLKLLDQGIIPVVCGFLGRDKHGYITTLGRGGSDITAFLLGRCLNADEVIIVTDVGGVMSTDPNKLQEAKKLDKISVEEMRDLATHGAQVLHPHALKYKVPEIKAKIIGFEHGDLSAPGTEIIGPSKKEQLKTVTFNSEPLAVLAVVGEEILNKPGILAKLTSTLSKKNINIIGVSTGKNSITLFIKKEDAQEAHKLLHDVVVEDENLSSLSLGRDIAMITISSPEFIDTPGIISEITEPLREHNLNIVEISSSQTSVVIFVDWDDGKKAYELVRGVLE is encoded by the coding sequence ATGTCACTTATAATTGCAAAATTTGGGGGCACATCCATAGGTAACGGTAAAAGGATAAGAAAAGCAGCCCAATCAGTAGTGAAAGAATACATGAAAGGAAACAAGGTAGTAGTAGTGGTATCAGCCATTAACAGGACAACAGACGAACTCCTAGAAATCGTGGAAGAAGCGACCAACAACACCATAACAGAGAAACAACTAGCTGAAGTAGTTTCAATGGGTGAAATGACCAGTGCAAGGATATTCTCCTCGGCCTTGGAATCCCTTGGCGTGAAATCCGAATACATAGACCCATACAAGGACGAATGGCCAATAATAACCGATAGCAACCTCCTAGATGCTAAAGTAGACCTTAAAACAACAATAAAAAAATCCAAGATACTCTTAAAGCTCCTAGACCAGGGCATCATACCAGTTGTCTGCGGATTCCTAGGAAGGGACAAACACGGTTATATCACAACACTAGGCAGAGGCGGGAGCGACATCACAGCATTTTTACTTGGACGCTGCCTAAACGCAGATGAAGTTATAATAGTCACAGACGTTGGAGGAGTCATGTCAACAGACCCCAACAAGCTCCAAGAAGCTAAAAAATTAGATAAAATCTCAGTAGAAGAGATGAGGGACCTGGCCACCCACGGAGCCCAGGTACTCCACCCACACGCCCTAAAATATAAAGTGCCGGAGATAAAGGCTAAAATAATAGGATTCGAGCATGGAGACCTTTCAGCGCCTGGAACAGAGATCATAGGCCCCTCTAAAAAAGAGCAATTGAAGACTGTAACCTTTAATTCGGAACCATTAGCCGTGCTCGCAGTAGTGGGAGAGGAAATCCTCAACAAGCCAGGCATACTCGCAAAATTAACATCCACCCTATCCAAAAAAAATATCAATATCATAGGCGTGTCCACCGGAAAAAACTCCATCACATTATTCATCAAGAAAGAAGATGCACAAGAAGCCCACAAACTCCTACACGACGTTGTAGTTGAAGATGAAAACCTAAGTTCACTATCCCTTGGGAGAGATATTGCAATGATCACAATTTCAAGCCCAGAATTTATAGACACGCCAGGGATAATCTCAGAGATCACAGAACCATTAAGGGAACATAACCTGAATATTGTTGAAATCTCATCATCACAAACTTCTGTGGTGATATTCGTCGACTGGGATGATGGGAAAAAAGCTTATGAACTCGTAAGGGGTGTTTTAGAATGA
- the dapA gene encoding 4-hydroxy-tetrahydrodipicolinate synthase: MKIEGTIVAMITPFTPDDEVDEDGLRENINYLIENGVDGLLIAGTTGESATITHEEQRRMIDLLVEEVDGRVTTIAGAGSNSTKEALGLVKHADAAGADAALVITPYYNRPQPHGLLEHYKILSDAAEIPMIIYNVPSRTGTDIDVDTVLKLAEEDNIIGLKEASPDLDKVSQLMKKLIERGLDKEFVILSGNDNLTLPMIPLGARGVISVVANVDPARMSRMVNEALSGDFESAMKTHYELYDLMKGLFIETNPVPAKEALNMMGKPAGHVRPPLGQLKEENRAKLRRILEDLSLL, from the coding sequence ATGAAAATAGAAGGCACAATCGTGGCCATGATAACCCCGTTCACTCCAGATGATGAAGTGGACGAGGATGGGCTGCGAGAAAACATAAACTATTTGATAGAGAATGGGGTTGATGGTCTCCTAATCGCAGGGACCACAGGCGAATCAGCCACCATAACCCACGAAGAACAAAGGAGGATGATAGACCTCCTAGTTGAAGAAGTCGATGGTAGAGTAACCACCATCGCAGGAGCCGGCAGTAACTCCACAAAGGAGGCCCTAGGACTTGTAAAGCACGCCGACGCCGCGGGTGCTGATGCCGCGCTCGTCATAACACCCTACTATAATAGGCCACAACCACACGGCCTACTAGAACATTACAAGATACTCAGTGACGCGGCAGAGATACCCATGATAATCTATAATGTACCCTCAAGGACAGGGACAGATATCGACGTTGACACCGTCCTAAAATTAGCAGAGGAAGATAACATAATAGGCCTCAAAGAGGCCAGCCCAGACCTTGACAAAGTATCCCAGTTAATGAAAAAACTCATAGAGAGGGGTCTTGACAAGGAATTCGTCATACTATCCGGTAACGATAATCTCACACTCCCAATGATACCCCTAGGGGCCAGGGGTGTTATATCAGTTGTTGCAAACGTTGACCCGGCCAGGATGTCAAGGATGGTTAACGAGGCTCTTTCAGGGGACTTTGAATCTGCAATGAAAACCCACTATGAATTATATGATCTTATGAAAGGCTTGTTCATTGAAACCAACCCCGTACCTGCCAAAGAAGCATTAAATATGATGGGCAAACCCGCTGGTCATGTGCGACCCCCACTAGGACAACTCAAAGAAGAAAACAGGGCAAAACTCAGGAGGATACTAGAGGATCTCTCATTACTCTAA
- the dapB gene encoding 4-hydroxy-tetrahydrodipicolinate reductase codes for MIRVAVSGACGRMGSKIIKRITREDDMEVVAAIEAPNTPFKGKDVGEVIGIGTIGVKVTGAEELEEALRDSKPDVVVDFTIADAAVNTVEKASKLGINLVVGTTGFSIEQLEKIEKDIKEGDVKAIIAPNMAVGVNVFFKVLEELAKLLPDYNVEIMEAHHKHKKDAPSGTALRALEIIAVATGRDPDKVSVYGRRGLIGERSDDEIGVHAIRAGDIVGDHIVLFAGEGERLEVIHRAHSREAFVSGVIRALRFIEKAEPGKISNMNDVLGIR; via the coding sequence ATGATCAGGGTAGCCGTAAGCGGTGCCTGTGGCCGGATGGGTTCAAAAATCATAAAGAGGATAACAAGAGAAGACGACATGGAAGTGGTGGCGGCTATAGAAGCACCCAACACACCATTTAAAGGAAAGGACGTTGGCGAGGTTATAGGTATAGGCACGATTGGAGTTAAGGTAACAGGTGCAGAGGAGCTAGAGGAGGCCCTTAGAGATTCAAAACCTGATGTAGTTGTTGATTTCACAATCGCAGATGCTGCGGTGAATACCGTAGAAAAGGCTTCGAAACTTGGCATCAACCTCGTGGTGGGGACAACAGGTTTCTCAATCGAACAATTAGAGAAGATCGAAAAGGACATCAAAGAAGGCGATGTTAAGGCTATAATTGCACCTAACATGGCTGTGGGTGTTAATGTCTTCTTCAAGGTGCTTGAGGAGCTTGCAAAACTCTTACCAGATTACAATGTTGAGATAATGGAAGCGCACCACAAACATAAAAAGGATGCACCATCAGGAACCGCATTAAGGGCGCTGGAGATAATAGCAGTCGCTACTGGGAGAGACCCTGATAAGGTGAGCGTATATGGTAGGAGGGGTCTTATAGGTGAACGATCAGATGATGAAATAGGAGTACATGCCATAAGGGCCGGTGATATAGTAGGAGACCATATAGTGCTCTTCGCTGGTGAAGGTGAAAGACTCGAAGTGATCCACAGGGCACATAGTAGAGAAGCATTTGTCAGCGGTGTTATCAGGGCCCTTAGATTCATAGAGAAAGCAGAACCAGGTAAGATATCAAATATGAATGATGTATTAGGGATCAGGTGA
- the asd gene encoding aspartate-semialdehyde dehydrogenase, whose protein sequence is MVDVGVLGATGMVGQRFIELLDKHPEFEIKVLTASPRSEGKPYEEAAKWYLQSKMPESVKDIKVVGTDPSKVGDVDILFSALPADIAAKVEPKFAEEYVVASNASAMRMEPDVPLVIPEVNPDFLDLIEIQQKRRGWDGFIVTNPNCSTIALTLTLKPIHDQYTIKRVYVATMQAVSGAGYNGVPSMAIIDNIVPYIGGEEEKIETETLHLLGELEDGKVTPAHFGISASCHRVPVLDGHTEAVFIELEEEFEIDDIKKIMEEFQGIPQKLELPSAPEKPIIVREEEDRPQPRMDRDESNGMAVTVGRLRRDVAFENSLRYVLVGHNTIRGAAGASILNAELINEIIF, encoded by the coding sequence ATGGTTGATGTGGGAGTCTTAGGCGCGACTGGGATGGTCGGGCAACGCTTCATAGAACTTTTAGATAAACACCCCGAATTTGAGATTAAGGTGCTTACGGCTTCCCCACGCTCAGAGGGGAAACCCTACGAGGAAGCGGCTAAATGGTACCTTCAAAGTAAAATGCCGGAATCGGTAAAGGATATAAAGGTCGTGGGGACAGACCCCTCCAAGGTGGGGGATGTTGACATATTATTCTCAGCCCTACCCGCTGATATAGCCGCTAAGGTTGAGCCGAAGTTCGCGGAAGAATACGTGGTGGCTTCAAATGCTAGTGCGATGAGGATGGAGCCTGACGTGCCATTGGTCATACCAGAGGTTAACCCCGACTTCCTAGACCTTATAGAAATTCAACAAAAAAGGCGTGGATGGGATGGTTTCATAGTCACTAACCCCAATTGTAGTACGATAGCCCTTACATTAACTTTGAAGCCCATCCATGACCAGTATACCATAAAGAGAGTGTACGTGGCTACCATGCAGGCTGTTTCAGGCGCGGGATACAATGGAGTCCCATCAATGGCCATCATAGATAATATAGTCCCCTATATTGGGGGTGAGGAGGAGAAGATAGAGACAGAAACCCTCCACCTCCTCGGGGAATTGGAGGATGGTAAGGTCACTCCCGCCCATTTTGGTATAAGCGCATCCTGTCATAGGGTTCCCGTACTTGATGGGCACACAGAGGCAGTTTTCATAGAACTTGAGGAAGAGTTCGAAATCGATGATATAAAAAAGATCATGGAAGAATTCCAGGGGATACCACAGAAGTTGGAGTTGCCCTCCGCCCCTGAAAAACCAATAATCGTAAGGGAAGAGGAGGACAGGCCACAGCCACGCATGGACAGGGATGAATCCAATGGGATGGCTGTTACGGTTGGTAGGCTGCGGAGGGATGTGGCATTTGAGAATAGTCTGAGATATGTGCTTGTTGGCCATAACACGATACGTGGAGCTGCAGGTGCATCAATATTAAATGCAGAGTTAATAAATGAGATAATATTCTAG